The following DNA comes from Candidatus Methylomirabilota bacterium.
CCTCCGCAAGGCCCAGACCGTGGCGCCGCGGGTGGGCGGGCTGGTCCTGGCCGCCGACACGGTGGTCGTCATCGACGGTGAGCCGCTCGGCAAGCCCGGGGACGCCGACGAGGCCCGGACGATGCTACGGCGGCTGCGCGGCCGGCCGCACACCGTGATCACCGGCCTGGCCGTGGTCGACGCCGGGGTCGACCGCGCGGAGACGGCGGCGGTGGTGAGCGAGGTGCTGATGCGCGACTATGCCGACAGCGTCATCGACGACTACGTGGCCAGCGGCGAGCCCCTCGACAAGGCGGGGGCCTATGCCATCCAGGGTGTGGGCGGAGGGCTGGTGGGGGGCTGGATCGGCTCGTACAGCAACATCGTGGGCCTGCCGCTGGAGGCGACGGCCGGCCTGCTGGCCCGCTTCGGGGTGGCGCTCACTTCTCCGGGGCCTGGATCGCCCGCCTGAGCGGTCCGGTGTGAAGCAATTCGCCGGGCCGGGGGATCCTGACCGTCGCTGCCAGCGGCAGGCGGGCACGGATGAGCTCGATGGTCCGGCTCACCTGGCTCGGCTCGACGACGGTGTCGATCAGGTACAGCGCCCGGGCCGCCTCGAGCCGTCGCGCGAAGTCCTCCGGCAGGCCGACCACGTCGCCCGGCAGCCGCTCCGCCAGCGCCGCCGCGCTCGCCGTCGCCAGGCGCCGCTGGGCCGCCAGCAGCGCGCGCGCGAACGCGGTCAGCACGCGGTCGTCGAGCCGGCGATCGCGGCGCACGAAGACGGCGGCGTTCACCGTGAGGTAGCCGAGGGTGCGCCGGACCGCGGCCGGGGTCCTCAGGTCAGCCAGGATGGCGGCGTGCTCGCCGTTGACGAGCTGGCTGGCGAGCGGCTCGTGAACCAGCACCGCCTGGACATCGCCGCCCGAGAAGGCCGTCGCCAGGCCGCGGCTGCCGACGCTCACGAGGTCGACATCGGAGGGCTTGAGGCCTCCGCGGTGCAGCAGCTCGGCCAGCCAGGCCTGCTCGGGCACTCCCGGGCCCGCCACGCCGACCCGCAGGCCGACCAGGTTTTCGACCGAGCGGACACTGTCGGCCAGTGGGCCGGCGACGAGCAAGGCCACGGCGGGGGCGGCGGTGAGCCCGACGACGAGCCGCGCCTGCTGCCGCGGCTGCCGCGGTCCGAAGCGCAGCAGCGCCTCGAGCGACGTGGCCGCCGCATCGACCTGCCCCTGGGCCAGCGCTTCCGCCGCGCCCACCTCGGACCGTGGGGTCTTGAGGGTGACGGCGAGCCCCTCCCGGCTGAAGTAGCCCTCGGCCTGAGCCACGCGGAGGGGCAGGTACTCCAGTGACGTCGGTGGACCGCTCACGGCGAGACTGAAGGCCTGGAGCAGCACGATGAGGGCCGGCACCGCCTCAGCCTCCCGATTCCGCCTGCGGCATCGGCCGATTCCCGGCCCGCCTCGTGATCCGATCAAGGCCCGGCTGCTCCGGCTCTACGTGCGCTTGCTCCGGAGGTTCGGCCCCCAGCACTGGTGGCCCGGTCGCACGCCCTTTGAAGTCGCCGTGGGAGCCATTCTCACCCAGCACACCGCGTGGGCCAATGCCGCGCGGGCGGTGGCCGCGCTCCGCAGCCGCGGGCTGCTGCGGGCCGAGCGCCTGGCCGAGGTGCCCGAGGACCGGCTGGCCGACGTGGTCCGGGCGTCGGGCACGTATCGGCTCAAGGCGCGCCGCCTGCGCGGCTTCACGCGGTGGCTGCTCGATCGGTGCGACGGGCGCTGGGCGAGCCTGCGGCGGGCGCCCCTGGGCGCGTTGCGCCGGGACCTGTTGACCGTGTCCGGACTCGGGCCCGAGACCGTGGATGCCATCCTGCTCTACGCGGCCGGGCGCCCGGTGTTCGTCGCCGACGAGTACACGCGCCGGGTGCTGAGCCGTCACGGCCTGCTGCCAGCCGGGGCTGGCTACGAAGAAGCCAGGGCCTTCCTGGAGTCGCACCTGCCCTCGGATCCCGCGCTGTTCAACGAGTTCCACGCGCTTCTCGTGGTCGCCGGGAAGGCGCTTCGGCCAGCAACACGTCCACGATCCGCTCGGCGGCGTCCGGTACGGCCACGGTCCGCCCGCGCTCGCTCATCTCCTTGAGGGCTGCCGGGTCGCCGAGCAGTCCGCGTAGCCGCTCCAGCAACCGCTCGGGCGTGAGCGAGGCCTGCGGCAGGACCGCGCAGCCGCCCGTCCGCTCGACGTAGCGGGCGTTGGCGGTCTGCTCGTCGCCGCTGGTCCCC
Coding sequences within:
- a CDS encoding ABC transporter substrate-binding protein; this encodes MPALIVLLQAFSLAVSGPPTSLEYLPLRVAQAEGYFSREGLAVTLKTPRSEVGAAEALAQGQVDAAATSLEALLRFGPRQPRQQARLVVGLTAAPAVALLVAGPLADSVRSVENLVGLRVGVAGPGVPEQAWLAELLHRGGLKPSDVDLVSVGSRGLATAFSGGDVQAVLVHEPLASQLVNGEHAAILADLRTPAAVRRTLGYLTVNAAVFVRRDRRLDDRVLTAFARALLAAQRRLATASAAALAERLPGDVVGLPEDFARRLEAARALYLIDTVVEPSQVSRTIELIRARLPLAATVRIPRPGELLHTGPLRRAIQAPEK
- a CDS encoding Maf family protein, translated to MTLASASPRRRELLARLLREFQVVPSEVEESLAHPVGPDAVADLALRKAQTVAPRVGGLVLAADTVVVIDGEPLGKPGDADEARTMLRRLRGRPHTVITGLAVVDAGVDRAETAAVVSEVLMRDYADSVIDDYVASGEPLDKAGAYAIQGVGGGLVGGWIGSYSNIVGLPLEATAGLLARFGVALTSPGPGSPA